Proteins from a genomic interval of Pecten maximus chromosome 13, xPecMax1.1, whole genome shotgun sequence:
- the LOC117341181 gene encoding achacin-like encodes MYMYIVCRLQEFLRKYVSKDAVEIISNVLKYSLHNVTAASELPFTPDNETLPVYDMLTISGGMQRLPEQLVKKFLSVSIKHSLHTNHQLVSIARQPRGSYTLRLLRTVTLDGTTSPTDESITVCSRRVVLAIPTPALLKVNWEVLQRPHIRSQLEAVNYHIAVKLYLVYDFPWWKKYLCNVHSYSGSFNSHNYIRSTTGISSYCDGRYQGGDGPALFSDLPLDMTLDFGVSIKTGKAVLLAAFSIHDIWTDLQKLGEPLTQGYHSVSTEVVRHAHIYLSKLYNLSVHEIPTPTDGVIFNWDESPYVSPFHFVKAGVDWKAVWNTISKLSETDDVIITSGSYSKHMSDTWSEYCLESIDEMLNSKF; translated from the exons atgtatatgtatattgtttgcAGACTCCAAGAATTCCTCCGAAAGTACGTGAGCAAGGACGCCGTTGAAATAATATCCAATGTACTCAAATATTCGTTACACAATGTAACCGCCGCATCAGAATTACCATTTACACCAGACAATGAGACTTTACCTGTATACGACATGTTAACGATATCAGGAGGCATGCAACGACTGCCAGAACAGTTAGTGAAGAAATTCCTGTCTGTCAGCAT CAAACACAGTCTCCATACGAATCACCAGCTGGTCAGTATCGCCAGACAGCCTAGAGGTAGCTATACACTGAGACTCCTTAGGACTGTCACGCTGGACGGGACAACAAGTCCCACTGACGAGTCTATAACGGTGTGTAGTCGCCGGGTAGTACTGGCCATTCCAACACCAGCCTTGCTTAAGGTCAACTGGGAGGTGTTACAAAGGCCACATATTCGTTCACAATTGGAAGCTGTGAACTATCATATTGCTGTGAAATTGTATTTGGTGTACGATTTCCCTTGGTGGAAAAAATACCTCTGTAACGTCCATTCATACTCTGGGAGTTTTAATTCACATAATTATATCAGGTCAACGACTGGAATCTCTAGTTACTGTGATGGTAGATATCAGGGAGGGGATGGTCCTGCACTATTTTCAGACCTTCCCCTGGATATGACGCTTGATTTCGGCGTTTCCATCAAGACTGGTAAGGCTGTGTTGTTGGCTGCATTTTCAATACATGATATCTGGACAGATTTACAGAAACTCGGAGAACCACTAACACAGGGCTACCATAGCGTGTCGACGGAAGTAGTCCGCCACGCCCATATATACCTGTCAAAGCTGTACAATCTGTCAGTACACGAGATTCCCACTCCAACGGATGGGGTAATATTTAACTGGGACGAATCCCCATATGTTAGCCCATTTCATTTCGTGAAAGCAGGCGTAGATTGGAAAGCAGTTTGGAACACCATTAGTAAGCTATCGGagactgatgacgtcattataacTTCCGGGTCCTACTCGAAACACATGTCTGACACGTGGTCCGAATACTGTCTAGAATCGATTGATGAAATGCTTAATAGTAAGTTTTGA